GCAGCTGCACCGCGTTCGAGCCCAGCACCGCGGCGGTGCTCGGCCAGCTGCCCTCAGGCAGCAGGTGCACGAACGGCTCGTCGTGGTAGGCCTTTTCGTACTCGGCCCGGATCGCGTCGATTTCAGTGTCGGATCGCAGTGGCGCGCTCGCGGTGGTCAGGATGCCGCGCGGCATCGGCGCCAGCACCGGGGTGAACGAGACGGTCACCCGTTCGCCCGCCACCAGGCCGAGGTTCTGCGCGAACTCCGGCGTGTGCCGGTGCGCCCCGCCGACGCCGTACGCGCTGGCCGAGCCCATCACCTCGGAACCGAGCAGGTGCGGCTTGAGGCTCTTGCCCGCGCCCGAGGTGCCGGTCACCGAGACGAAGTGTGCCTCCGGCTCGACCAGCCCCGCGGCGAACGCGGGCGCGAGCGCCAGCGAACCACCGGTCGGGAAGCAGCCGGGCACCGCGATCCGCTTGGTGCCGTACAGCTTCTCCCTGGCGCCGGGCAGTTCGGGCAGGCCGTATGGCCAGGTGCCCGCGTGCTCGCCGCCGTACCAGCGCTGCCAGTCCGAGGCGTCGCGCAGCCGGTGGTCGGCCCCGAGGTCGACCACCAGCACCTCCTCACCGAGGCGCGCGGCGATCTCGCCGGAATGCCCGTGGGGCAGGGCGAGGAACACCACGTCGTGCCCGGCCAGCGTGTCTGCCGTGGTTTCGGTGAGCACCCGGTCGGCGAGCGGCACGAGGTGCGGCTGGTGCTTGCCCAGCCGGTCCCCCGCGCTGCTCGCCGCGGTCAGCGCACCGATCTCGATCTCCGGATGGACCAGCAGCAGGCGCAGGAGTTCGCCCCCCGCGTACCCGCTGGCGCCGGCCACCGCCGCCTTCACCGTCATACGCATGATTATGCACGCCGACGCAATTCTAAACAAACCGGGGTCGGGCGATGGTGATCTTCACCAGGCGCGGCCTCCTCTCATGATCTCGGAAAATTCGGCGGGACAGGCGATCAGGCGATTGGCCGCGGTTGCCGGGACCGCGGCCCGGAGGCGGCGGTGATCGCCTTGTGGTTGCCCGCGGCCTTCGCGGACGCCCCGGACTCATCACCGCCGGCCCCGGCCGACCCGGGTATCCGGCGAGCAGGCTCGGGCACTTCCGGGAGCACCCGGCAGCTACTGGGTGCGGCCCAGACCCGCGGCCGAAGGTGGCAGTGATCGCCTCGTGGCGGATCGCGACCTTCGCGAACGCCCCAAGGACCCCTGCGACCCGGGTACACGCGCGCGAACGCCGGGGCTCATCGCCACCACCTCCTGCGGGCCCGGGGTATCCGGAGAAGCAGGGTCGGGCACCTCCGAGGCATCCGGCAGCTGCCCGGTGCGGGCCCGGCCGGGCCGCGGCCAGAGGAGGCGGTGATCGCCTCGTGGGGCTCGCGGCCTTCGCGAACGCCCGGGAACGATCACCGGCACCTCCAGTGGATCCGACTTCTCGGTGAGCAGGGTCGGACACCTCCGGGCAACCGACACCCGGCCCGGCCGGAGTGGCTACGGGCTCATGGCGGTGACCTCCCGTCGGCTCGGTGGGTCGGGGAGGTAGGCACCGGGGGCCTCCGGATCGCAACCGACTCGCGGCAGGCGGGCCCGGATGCTGCCCGGGCTGCGGCCGAAGGCCTCGGCGATCACTTCCACCGACTCCCCCGCCAGCCAGCGGCGTTCCAGGTCGGCGTCGAGGGTGCCCGACCAAGGCTGTCCCTGGCGCGCCGGGCGCGGGCCTGAGCTTCGCGCACCCGAGCGCCCGAGTGCGCCCGCCGAGCGCAGTGCCCTGGTGAGCACGGTGGCCAGCGTGGTCGCGGCCGCGGCGTCGAGCTCGATGCGGCCCTCGGCGACGGGCTCACCCTGCGACCCGACGGCACTGACGTCCACCGCCACGCGTGCCTCCGGCATCGACGTGGCTTCGACGGTGTAGGTAGCGGTTTCGGTCCGGATCTCGGTCCGGTGCTGTTCGGAAACTGTCATGCGCCGGGACGCTAGCCACGGGGTCCGACAGCTTGCGAACACCGGCGGTGATCGGGTGGTCGCTGGGTGCGGTGGCGGGAAACTGTCGGGTGGGGTGCTTATGGTGGGCGGCCGAGGGAAGGACGGGTGATGCGCGCAGAACTGGTGGCGGCCGCCAGGGCCGGGCTCGCCGAGCTGGCCGACGCGGAGAAGGCACCGCAGATGCAGCGGTACATGAAGTCGGCGATGCCGTTCCGCGGGGTGCCCAGCCCGGCCCGGCGGAAGCTGGCGAACCGGGTGTTCCGCGCGCACCCGCTGGCCGATGTCGCGGAGTTCACCGCGGCCGTACTCCAGCTGTGGCGCGAGGCGGCCTACCGCGAGGAGCGCTACCTGGCGATCGACCTGACCGGGCACGGCGCCTACCGGGGCTGGCAGTCACCAGGGCTGCTCGAACTGTACGAGGAGCTGATCGTCACCGGGGCGTGGTGGGACTACGTGGACGAGGTGGCCATCCGCCGGGTCGGCCCGCTGCTGCGAGCCGATCCCGGCGTGCTGAAGCCGATCATGCTGAAGTGGGCCGAGGACGAGGACCAGTGGCGCCGCCGCACCTCGATCATCTGCCAGATCGGGGCGAAGTCCGGCACCGACACCGAGCTGCTCGCCCTGGCCATCGAAGCCAGTATCGCCGAGCCGGACTTCTTCCTGCGCAAGGCGATCGGCTGGGCCCTGCGGGAACTGGCGAAGACCGACCCGGACTGGGTACTGGCCTTCGCCGAGAACCACGGCGGCCTCTCCCCGCTGTCACGGAGGGAGGCGCTCAAACACCTGAAGAACTGAACACTCAGGCGCGCAGGGTGGCCCCGAAGCGGTCGGCGGCGGCCGCCACCGCGGCGTCGCGGGCGGCGGTGGCCTCTTCGACCTTGAGCGTGCGGTCCGCAGCGCGGAACCGCAGCTTGAAGGCGAGCGAGCGCTTGCCCTCGCCGACCTGCTCACCGGAGTAGACGTCGAACAGCGCGACATCCTCGAGCAGTTCGCCGCCACCAGCGCGCAGGGTCTCGGCCAGCTCGGCCGAGGGCACCGAGCCGTCGACGACGAGTGCCACGTCCTGCAGCACCGGCGGGTACGGCGAGACCGCGGGCGCCGGGCGGCGCTCGTGCAGCGGGATCGCGTCGAGGTCCAGCTCCATCGCCACGGTGCGCTTGGGCAGGCCGAGCGCTTCGATCACCTTCGGGTGCAGCTCACCGGCGTGCCCGATCGGCCAGTCGCCGACGAACAGCCGGGCGCAGCGGCCGGGGTGCCATGGCAGCAGATCCGCCGCCCGCGGCTCCAGCTCGACGCCGGCCGCGGCGGCGACGGTGCGGGCCGCCTGCACGGCGTCCGCCCACGAGGCCTCCTCGCCCTTGCCCCACCAGCCCGGACGCTCGCGGTGCCCGGTGAGCACCACGGCGACGTGCACCGGCTGCGCGGGCACGGCGGCCTCCAGCGCGGCCAGTTCCTCGTCGGCCGGGCGCTGCCGGACACCCAGCTCGGGCATCGCGACCGGCTGCTCCGGCGGCAGCACGACCTGGCTGATCTGGTAGAGGCCGACGTCGCGGAACCCGCGGGAAACGTTGCGCTGCAAGGTTTCCAGCAGACCGGGCAGCAGCGAGGTGGCCAGTTCGTCCTTTTCGGACTCCAGCGGGTTGAGCACCTTCAGCGCGCGGCGGCGCACGTCGTCCTCGGGCAGCCCGAAGGCGTCCCAGACGGACTTGGCCACGAACGGGAAGGGCAGCACCTCGACGTAGCCCGCCGCGGCGAGCGAACGCGAAACCGTGCGGCGACGGCGCTGGGCCTCGGTCAGCCCGGCGCCGGCGGGCGCGGTCGGCAGCTCCGACGGAATGCTGTCGTAGCCCTCGAGCCGGAGCACCTCCTCGACCAGGTCGGCGGGCTGCACCAGGTCGCCGCGCCAGCTCGGCGGCACGGCGGTGACCAGCGCGGCGCCGTCGTCGGAAGTGGCGATGCCGACCTTGCAGCCGATCTGGGCGAGCCTGCGCGCGGTGACCCCGCGGTCGTAGCGCACCCCGGCCACCTGGTCCGGCAGGTTGATCGGCATGGTGATCTCGGCGTTCGGGTGCACCTGACCGGCGTCGGTGCGACCCGGCTGGATGCGGCCGTCGCCGTACTGGCGCAGCAGCCGCGCGGCCAGCTCCACCGCCACCGGCGGCAGCATCGGGTCGGTGAACCGCTCGAACCGCTTGGCGGCCTCGGAGAACAGCTTGTGCCGCCGGGAGGTCCGGCTGATCGACGGCGGGTCCCAGTGCGCGGCCTCGAGCAGCACGTCGGTGCTCTCGGGCGTGATCTCCGTGCTCGCGCCACCCATGGTGCCCGCCAGCGAGATCACCCCGGAGTCGTCGGCGATGACGATGTCGTCCCCGTCGAGCTCGCGTTCGGCGTCGTCCAGCGTGGTCAGCTTCTCGCCCGGCTTCGCCCGGCGGATGACCAGCTCGCCCTGGATCGCGGTGGTGTCGAAGGCGTGCAGCGGGTGGCCCAGCTCCAGCATGACGTAGTTCGTCACGTCCACCGCCAGCGAGATCGACCGCATCCCGGCCAGCATCAGCCGCCGTCGCAGCCACCACGGCGTCGGCGCGGAGGCGTCCAGCCCGGTGACCCGGCGCAGCACGTAGCGCGGGCAGCCCTCCGGGTCCTCGATGCGGACCGGCCAGGCCTCGCCCTCGGCCACCGGGACCTCGCTGAGCCCGGGGTCGCCGAACGGCGCGTCGAAGGCGTTCGACAGTTCGCGGGCCAAGCCGCGGATCGACAGCGCGTAACCGCGGTCCGGGGTCGGCGCCAGCTCCAGCACGGTGTCGTCGAGGCCGACCACCGCGCGGGCGTCGTCACCGGGACCGGCGGTTCCGGGCGGCAGCACCAGGATGCCGGAGTGGTCGTCGCCGAGGCCCAGTTCGCGGGCCGAGCAGATCATGCCGTCGCTGATCCGGCCGTAGGTCTTGCGCGAGCCGATGGCGAACCCGCCGGGCAGCACCGCACCCGGCAGCGCGACCACCACCAGGTCGCCCTCGGCGAAGTTCGTGGCGCCGCAGATGATGCCGCGCGTCTTGATCGCGGACGGGTCCGGTTCCCCGGCCCCGTCCTCCTCCGGCGCGTGCTCCTCGCCCACCTCGACCCGGCAGAACCGGATCGGCTTCTTGAACTCGGTGAGCTCTTCGATCTCGACCACACGGCCGATCACCAGCGGACCGGTGACCGCGTCGAGCGAGTGCACGCCGTCGACCTCGATGCCGATCCGGACGAAGGCGTCGACCAGCTCCTGCGGCCCGACGGCCTCACCGAGTTCGACGTGCTCGGTCAGCCAGCTGACGGGAACTCGCACTACGCCTCCGTTCCGAAGGGAAGGGTGAACCGGACGTCGCCCTCGACCATGTCGCGCATGTCCGGGATGCCGTTGCGGAACTGCAGGGTGCGCTCCAGGCCCATGCCGAAAGCGAAGCCGGAGTAGACCTCGGGATCGACCCCGCAAGCCCGCAGCACGTTGGGATTGACCATGCCGCAGCCGCCCCACTCGACCCAGCCGGGGCCGCCCTTCTTCTCCTCGAACCACACGTCCACCTCGGCCGACGGCTCGGTGAACGGGAAGAAGTGCGGGCGCAGCCTGGTCTTCGAGCGCTCGCCGAACATGGCGCGCGCGAAGGCGTCCAGCGTGCCCTTGAGGTGGGCCATGGTGATGCCCTTGTCCACCGCGAGGCCCTCGACCTGGTGGAACACCGGGGTGTGGGTGGAGTCCAGCTCGTCGGTGCGGTAGGTGCGGCCGGGGCAGACCACGTAGACCGGCAGGTCGCGGCGCAGCAGCGTCCTGGCCTGCACCGGCGAGGTGTGCGTGCGCAGCACCAGGCCGGAGTCCTCCTGGCCGACGTAGAAGGTGTCCTGCATCTGGCGCGCGGGGTGGTCCTTGCCGAAGTTCAGCGCGTCGAAGTTGAACCACTCGGCTTCCAGCTCGGGGCCCTCGGCGACCTCGTAGCCCATGCCGACAAAAACGTCGGCCACCCGCTCGGCGAGCGTGGTCATCGGGTGCCGGGCGCCCGCGGGCACCTTCTCCCACGGCAGCGTCACGTCGACGGTCTCTTCGCGCAGCACGCGCTCGTCCCGCTCGACCTGCAGCGCGGCGCGGCGCGCGTCGAAGGCGCCCTGGATGGCCTGGCGGGCCTCGTTGACCCGCTTGCCGGCCTCGGCCTTCTCCTGCTTGGCCAGGCCGCCGATCTGCCGTCGGGCGAGCATCAGCGGGGAGTTGTCACCCAGGTGCGCCGGCTTGCTCGCGGCGAGGGCGTCGAGGTCCGCGGCCGCGGCGAAGTCCGTGTCCGCGGACTTGACGGCGGCCTGCAGGGTTTCCGGGGCCAGCGCGTCGGCGGTGGCCGGCTCCTGGCTGTCGTTGGCTTCGGACATAGCTCCTCGGCGTCCACTCGGGACGGGTTCGCGGGCGCACGTGCACATTCAGCCGCAGAGTCTAGGTGACCGGCGAATCACTCCGACGAGGAACCCCTGCTCGGAGCTGATTTCTTGAAAGATCAACAAGGAGCGCTGT
The genomic region above belongs to Amycolatopsis sp. YIM 10 and contains:
- the argC gene encoding N-acetyl-gamma-glutamyl-phosphate reductase; this translates as MTVKAAVAGASGYAGGELLRLLLVHPEIEIGALTAASSAGDRLGKHQPHLVPLADRVLTETTADTLAGHDVVFLALPHGHSGEIAARLGEEVLVVDLGADHRLRDASDWQRWYGGEHAGTWPYGLPELPGAREKLYGTKRIAVPGCFPTGGSLALAPAFAAGLVEPEAHFVSVTGTSGAGKSLKPHLLGSEVMGSASAYGVGGAHRHTPEFAQNLGLVAGERVTVSFTPVLAPMPRGILTTASAPLRSDTEIDAIRAEYEKAYHDEPFVHLLPEGSWPSTAAVLGSNAVQLQVTVDADARRLVVIAALDNLTKGTAGGAVQSANLALGFDETTGLSTVGVAP
- a CDS encoding helix-turn-helix domain containing protein codes for the protein MTVSEQHRTEIRTETATYTVEATSMPEARVAVDVSAVGSQGEPVAEGRIELDAAAATTLATVLTRALRSAGALGRSGARSSGPRPARQGQPWSGTLDADLERRWLAGESVEVIAEAFGRSPGSIRARLPRVGCDPEAPGAYLPDPPSRREVTAMSP
- the pheT gene encoding phenylalanine--tRNA ligase subunit beta, encoding MRVPVSWLTEHVELGEAVGPQELVDAFVRIGIEVDGVHSLDAVTGPLVIGRVVEIEELTEFKKPIRFCRVEVGEEHAPEEDGAGEPDPSAIKTRGIICGATNFAEGDLVVVALPGAVLPGGFAIGSRKTYGRISDGMICSARELGLGDDHSGILVLPPGTAGPGDDARAVVGLDDTVLELAPTPDRGYALSIRGLARELSNAFDAPFGDPGLSEVPVAEGEAWPVRIEDPEGCPRYVLRRVTGLDASAPTPWWLRRRLMLAGMRSISLAVDVTNYVMLELGHPLHAFDTTAIQGELVIRRAKPGEKLTTLDDAERELDGDDIVIADDSGVISLAGTMGGASTEITPESTDVLLEAAHWDPPSISRTSRRHKLFSEAAKRFERFTDPMLPPVAVELAARLLRQYGDGRIQPGRTDAGQVHPNAEITMPINLPDQVAGVRYDRGVTARRLAQIGCKVGIATSDDGAALVTAVPPSWRGDLVQPADLVEEVLRLEGYDSIPSELPTAPAGAGLTEAQRRRRTVSRSLAAAGYVEVLPFPFVAKSVWDAFGLPEDDVRRRALKVLNPLESEKDELATSLLPGLLETLQRNVSRGFRDVGLYQISQVVLPPEQPVAMPELGVRQRPADEELAALEAAVPAQPVHVAVVLTGHRERPGWWGKGEEASWADAVQAARTVAAAAGVELEPRAADLLPWHPGRCARLFVGDWPIGHAGELHPKVIEALGLPKRTVAMELDLDAIPLHERRPAPAVSPYPPVLQDVALVVDGSVPSAELAETLRAGGGELLEDVALFDVYSGEQVGEGKRSLAFKLRFRAADRTLKVEEATAARDAAVAAAADRFGATLRA
- a CDS encoding DNA alkylation repair protein; protein product: MRAELVAAARAGLAELADAEKAPQMQRYMKSAMPFRGVPSPARRKLANRVFRAHPLADVAEFTAAVLQLWREAAYREERYLAIDLTGHGAYRGWQSPGLLELYEELIVTGAWWDYVDEVAIRRVGPLLRADPGVLKPIMLKWAEDEDQWRRRTSIICQIGAKSGTDTELLALAIEASIAEPDFFLRKAIGWALRELAKTDPDWVLAFAENHGGLSPLSRREALKHLKN
- the pheS gene encoding phenylalanine--tRNA ligase subunit alpha, with protein sequence MSEANDSQEPATADALAPETLQAAVKSADTDFAAAADLDALAASKPAHLGDNSPLMLARRQIGGLAKQEKAEAGKRVNEARQAIQGAFDARRAALQVERDERVLREETVDVTLPWEKVPAGARHPMTTLAERVADVFVGMGYEVAEGPELEAEWFNFDALNFGKDHPARQMQDTFYVGQEDSGLVLRTHTSPVQARTLLRRDLPVYVVCPGRTYRTDELDSTHTPVFHQVEGLAVDKGITMAHLKGTLDAFARAMFGERSKTRLRPHFFPFTEPSAEVDVWFEEKKGGPGWVEWGGCGMVNPNVLRACGVDPEVYSGFAFGMGLERTLQFRNGIPDMRDMVEGDVRFTLPFGTEA